The Lysinibacillus timonensis nucleotide sequence ATTGTTTGCCATTTTGTTGCACCCATACCGTATGATGCTTCACGTTGTTCGTTTGGTACAGCGCGAATTGCTTCTTGAGCTGCAACGATTATTACTGGCAAAATTAATAGACTCATTGTAAAACCAGCTGCTAATAGACTTTTACCTAACATTAAAGCTCGAACAAAAATAGTTAAACCTAATAAACCAAACACAATAGATGGCACACCGGCTAAGTTTGAAATGTTCGTACGAATAAAATTATTAAACTTATTTTTCTTAGCGTATTCTTCTAAATAGATAGCAGTTGCTACACCTAAAATAATTGAAACAGGTGCAACGATACACATCATGTATATTGTCCCTATTAGGGCAGCATGAATTCCTGCTTTTTCGGGGAAACGTGATGCGAAGCTTGTAATAAAGCCCCAATCTAAATACCCAATACCTTGAGAAATAATACGTACTAACAAAATGACTAAACAGAGTAAAGCAAATAAAGTTGCTGAAAAGAAAAGTGCTTTCCATCCTTTATTTTTATTTAAACGAGAATTCATACGCTTCATTACAACTGTATCATCGATGTATTTCATATTAATACTCCTCTCTGAAGCG carries:
- the pstA gene encoding phosphate ABC transporter permease PstA yields the protein MKYIDDTVVMKRMNSRLNKNKGWKALFFSATLFALLCLVILLVRIISQGIGYLDWGFITSFASRFPEKAGIHAALIGTIYMMCIVAPVSIILGVATAIYLEEYAKKNKFNNFIRTNISNLAGVPSIVFGLLGLTIFVRALMLGKSLLAAGFTMSLLILPVIIVAAQEAIRAVPNEQREASYGMGATKWQTITRVVLPAAIPGILTGSILALSRAIGETAPLVVIGIPVILQFLPDSLLSEFTALPMQIYDWAKRPQEEFLYVASAGIIILMLILVIMNSIAIYIRNKFQKRY